The sequence below is a genomic window from Crassostrea angulata isolate pt1a10 unplaced genomic scaffold, ASM2561291v2 HiC_scaffold_1, whole genome shotgun sequence.
GGGCGGGACATCCCCAGCAGATTCGGACCTGAGTTCTTCCAGCGTATCCCGACGCAGAGAGGGACCCAAACTGAGGCCCTACAGGTGAGGGGATGAACACTGAATCAATAGGTTGTCAAATTGATGGTAAATGTGTCTCACATTCATGTTatgtgttgttttgtttgtcaGGCCCCCGGGGAGTCGGGAGGTGTATTACACGGAAACAGACGACTCAGTGGCTGACAGCGTGACCACCATGGAGAGCACCCACACAGGTAGGTTAAGGTCACACAACCGCACCAAACCCCGTCACCTATGATGCTTCACAGTCGTACTCTTTGGCTTGCTATACAGATATAACATATTCCAATTTTAGTTCAGAAAAATATTCTTGCATGTTGTATCTTAGACTTTACTGTGTAGAAATATTGTTATCTGCATGTATCTTGAACTGATCcctaaatctatttttttaGTCTAATTATGTATATCCTTAATTGgtaatgatatatatatgtacagggATTCCTATGAACTGTACATGAAGCAGCAGGAGTTTCTCACTGTTCACTTATTCACTTTACTAATCCTCTGTCCCCTTTCAGTCTCCATCAGGCGATATTTACGAGGAAGTAGATTGTCGCGTAGTCAAGGTAACAGATATGATTAACAGCTGATATGTCCTAACTGTCTTTCCCTCTGAGTTTTATAGTTTTGTTAACACTGGCTGATGGGTTTTGTCTTGTACATTAGATGTTAAGTGTACTGTGTATGAAATAAGGACAACTGGTATAATCTAGTAGAATTAACATAGAAAGTATATCAGTGTTCCCCACCAATAACCCTCAGAAAATTACTGAAATTCAATCTTCTGATCCCCAGTACAGCCCCTGTAATGATCATTTTACCCTGTATTCTGTCTGAGTGCGTTCTATCTGAGTTTTGTGTTTATTTAGGGTCAGATGACGCGGTGGGTCCTTATATTCCGTCCCAGCACCTGGGAAGTCGACAGGATGGACACCGATCTTCCGGTATCTATGGCAACAGAAGTAATGATGTCGTAGAAGACGCATTGTCAACTATTGAGGAAAAATCTGTGatggtaagattttttttttatatttaggaaataaaACTATTGTAGGAAGCTAACATCATAAATcacaaaaacaattatttatccCATTATGAACATCTGCATCgctacaaaaaaatcatgagaGATAATCCAGTACATGAGTGCACACATTTAGTAATGGAGAGTTGATATTCTAGGATGAAAGAGAGCGTTATGGAGGCATCAACCCATCCAGTCAATTCATGCGAGACAGTGGATTAGAACACAGCAGTCGGGTTCCCATGGCAACAGACCGAGCACCCTCTATTGGCAGTGATCATCCTTCCAATAGAAGTGGCCACTTCAGAGCTAGCAACCCTCTAAGTGGACAGAACTCCACCGCCGGGGCATGGACTGATCGCCCACGCAGCACAGAGGATGCTCTATATGAAGACAGCAGGATGTCAATGACAACGCGCTCTGACCCCGGCGACCAGTTCGCCACACCCAGACGCGTGCGTGATGTTTCGAAACTTTCTGGTCACGCACACGCCAGTGAAGACAACAGCTCTGATAACATTGTGAGAAGTAAATCTAGGTCAGAGACTGACCTGGTTTCTTTAAGCCCAGAGGGAAAGCAAGTTTCCTCATCCCCAGCCACAAAAGGAAGATTGATGGATTTATCCAACCAGCCATCACCCATTCCCCCCAATCAGTCTGCCTATCTTTCATCGTCTTTTCAAGGGGCACTGAATGAAATGCAGCAGAGAAAGCAGAAACAGCAGGATTACTGGACAGAGTCAGTGGAAGAAAAGGAGAGGGGGAAAGAGCCGCTGTCAAGGGAATCTTATAGGAGATCTGATGGAACCAGTGTTCCTTACTCATCCAGAAATCAGGAAGATGAAGTTAGAAGGGGTATTTTGGACAGACGACCAGCAACCCTCAATAGAGGGTCTGAGTATGGAAGAAAGAGCCCTATTGATGATGTGAGGAGGAGAGGAATTGAGGGAGAGGACAGAGGACACCCACAGGAGGAGAGAAAGCCCAGAGGCATGGACAGTAACGGGGAGGACTACCATAGAagtggagagagagaggtgGAGATCCAGGAGATAGTCAGAAGCCGACCGCAGGAAGAGGAGATGTATGACTACACCACCAAAAAACAGGACAAGTCGGATCGATCTACACCTAACCAGTACGACAGGCTAGGGGACATCATGTCCCAGTACCAGAGCCGACCACTAGAGCCGGGCAGGGAATCCCTGGATTACGACTCCAGACCAAAATCAACGGATCCAGGCAGGAACGAGTTCTCTGTCAGATCATCCTACAACCCAAACAGAGGAAATCCGGACTCAAGATCCGGGAGATTGCAGAATTTGGACTTTCCAAAGACGTCAACAAATTCCAGATTTTTGGCAGATGACAATGCACAGTCAGACAGACGACAGGATGTGGATGTTCAAAGGTTTTATTCACGCAATGATTATGATACCATCGGAGGTCAAAGATCAAATGACCGAAGACCTCTTGAACTGGGAACCAACTTAAGTCAGGCCCACAGGGAGTCTGGATTTTACAGTGGACAGAGTGAAAGTGACAAGGAGTACAGGAAAACAAGTCCAGCTGCACTAGATGTCCCAGAAGTGTCAGGTTGTTCTGCTTTGGggcctagtattagtccagtgagTCAGCCATCAAAACTTAGGGAGGATACTCCTTATCGACCCCTTGAACCTGGCAGACACTTGGATGAGCACCCACTGGAGACAGGAAGTGGTATACAATATGGATCTGAGAATGTTCCGTATCAACAGAGATCGGACCTTGACTTTTACCGGTCCTCTTTACCTGACTCAGAGGCAAGTAAAAGGCAACAAAGAGTGTCACCTGAGAATGTAGCCACTGAGAAGAAAAGATCTGACCTAGATATGCAGGGGATTATTGAGAGGGAGAGGGGTAGGCCGTTGGACAGGGGCCAGGACTATCTAGACATGTTTATATCCAGCTCCATAGACCGAGACACACGAGGCAGAGACAGGTCAGGTGAGAGACAGTCTGAAGGTCGGAGGTCAAGAGACAGGTCAGGTGAGAGACAGTCTGAAGGCCGGAGGTCAAGAGACAGATCAGGTGACAGACAGTCTGAAGGTCGGAGGTCAAGGGAGAGATCAGCTGAAAGGTCACACAGGTCAAGATCACCAGCCAATAGAAGCAGTGAAAGAGAACTGCGGGAGTACCTGGTGGATGGAGAGGTCTTCACAGAGCTCCCACAAGTAAGTCTTGGCCTAACTCAGCCTAACTCAGCATGTACTAAAGATGAGTTTATCTATAGACATAATATTTTCTGTAGACATGTCAGatattcaattttctttttctaggTTCCAGATGAGGAGTTTGAAGATATGTTAAGGACAGAGAGGTTAAAGGCCAAGAAAGAGCTAGAAATGATGAGGCAGTAAGTGTAACATCCAATCATTGTGTGAAGTCAAGTGCATGTACCTTTAACAATCCTACCATGTGATTTGATGAATGAAATTATGGTTTTGATTTTCCAGACTGAATAGACCTAAAGGTGGCTTACTGACAGAAGAAGAGGAGAAGACTTTAGGGGCTGAGTTTGACACCATTCCACCCAGCAAGAAAGCCCAGGCCCTGAGAGAGACCCTTGAGAAGGACAGGGACCCCTCAATCCCGCCCAACATCAACGACTTGTGGAGGAAGTTCCAGGAGATGAATGAGACGCATAGTGACAGCAGCATGAACACGTCGCGGATCGAAACCCTGACCAGTCTACTGCAGAACCCAACCAAGCACGTCGTACAGAGGGCGCTGGATGACCGCACGTATCAGAAGGTCAAGGAGAGAAGGGTGGTACAGGGGCTGACCCAGATGGAGAGAGAGAACCAGGCAAAGGAGAGAGAGAACCAACACAGAGAGGTGGAGAAAATCAGGATGGAAAAACAGAAGAGGAGGCAAACACTGAGTGAAGAGGAAGTAAATGGAAGCTACGCAGAGATCCTCGCCAAACAGAAGAAGATGGTGGAAGCTGAGAAAAAGCAGAAAAATAAGGAGAACAAAATGAAAGGAAGCAAAAACGTACAGATTCAGGAGGTCAAGAAACTGGGTGATAGTGCTGATACCCTGTACTCCATCCCAGAAGACACCAGCTTTGAGTCAAGTAGAGGAGTCTCACCAAACGTGATGAGCGAGTCTCAGAAGAAGGTGAAGAGGAGCAGGCAGAAGAACGTGATCGATCCATTGATGGTGAAACTCAGGGACAAAGTGGAGCGACAGAAGAACAAGATTGATGTGGAGAAGAGAAAGGAGATGAAGAGGATGGAGAAACTTCAAAAGTTAGAGATGTTACTTGGTGCTAAAAAGAAAGGAAAGCTCTCAGATAGAGCTATCTCTGCTGAACTGGAGAATGTTTCCACCACCTCAGTGCCACAGTCTGACGATTCTACAACCTTCCTCAACTCAGATTCAACTTTGATGGAGGATTCGGATGATTACAACCCACACGTTCTGGATTCTACTTCATCCAAGGACAGCAGCATTGAAATTCAGAGGACGCGGATCAGGAAACCCAAGGACAACAGAGAATTCCAAAAATCTGCCATGTCTGTAATTCCATTGGATGACTCTGAGTCCCAAAGTGACATTATTATCGTTCGTAGACCAAAAACAAAGGAAAGAAAAGATAGGATCAATGAAGAAGCGGGCCATGTGtcaaggagtcagaaaaaacaCAGAGACAGGGAACTTAAAAAACAGGAAAAAAGAAGCTCTCCAGTGAGGGAGAAATTTCATTTGGAGACCTCCCCCGTCAGAAGCAGGAAGCTGAGGGACATAGGCACCATGTATCCGTCCCCCATCATAGTCAGCCCCCCAACTCTGCGAAGGCGCCCCAAGGAAGTAGCCATGAAGTCTGAGGCAGTGCAGACAGCCAATCGGTCCCTCTCTCCCTCCTATAGTCAGACCATGGTGATACCTGTCCCACTGATGTCTCCAGAGAGTCAGAGGAAAACCAGGAGTTCTGAGCCATCCAGGAGGGGCAAAACTGCAGGACAAAGGGGACCATCTCCAAAATCATCACCCAATAGGTCAAACCTTTTCCCGCGGGAATACACCCCTCCTCGATCTAAATCTCCTTCCAGTAGGTTGACCAATCAGAAAGCTAAGGCAGAATCATATGGTGAGGGTCAGCAGAGAAATAGGTCAACATCGCCgccaaaaaacaaaatgtttgtaCCGGAGTCAGACTCGGAGTATGAAAAGTTTGTGATGAAGACACCAcccaaaaacaaaatgtttacccCCGAAACTCCAGATGATGAATATGCTGCCAGAATGAGAGATAGTCCAAGTAAGTACTAAATGGTCTTGATAATGCAAGTTTAATTGAAAAGTTAGCAGAATATTGTATTCTGGTGACTAAAGATTGGATGCAAGATTTTCCTGTTTGTGCAATTACTATGTACATACTTTAATTTGTTCCCTGTTTCATATAGAGGGCTTAACTTGGTACATTCCCATGGGCAAGGAAACCAAACCCTGGAAAAAGCCCCTCAGAGAAAGGCAGGCTCATGCCGTCCGCAGTGAACCCTGGCAACCCAGCGGAATCAATGACAACCAGTGGAGAAACATTGTAGCCAGAGAAAACCTCGATAAATCACGCGACACAAAGTTTGATCTAAATCCTGATGGAAAACTGATAGAAAACAAGGAGAACGCAATGGAGGAATCAGACGAAGACAATCCGGACACCAAACCCCTCAACAAAATGACTCTACAGGTACGCTATACACCAAACCCCTCAACAAAATGACTCTATGGGTACGCTATACACCAAACCCCTAAACAAAATGACTCTACAGGTACGCTATACACCATACCCCTCAACAAAATGACACTACAGGTACGCTATACAACAAACCCCTCAACAAAATGACTCTACAGTTACGCTATACACAAAACCCTGCAACAAAATGACTTAACAGGTATGCTATACACAAAACCCTGCAACAAAATGACTTAACAGGTATGCTATACAACAAACCCCTCAACAAAATGACTCTACAGGTACGCTATACACCAAACCCCTCAACAAAATGACTAAACAGGTATGCTATACACCAAACCCCTAAACAAAATGACACTACAGGTACGCTATACAACAAACCCCTCAACAAAATGACTCTACAGTTACGCTATACACAAAACCCCGCAACAAAATGACTTAACAAGTATGCTATACACCAAACCCCTCAACAAAATGAATCTACAGGTACGCTATACACCAAACCCCTAAACAAAATGACTCTACAGGTACGCTATACAACAAACCCCTCAACAAAATGATTCTATGGGTACTCTATACGACACACCCCTAAACAAAATGACTCTACAGTTACGCTATACAACCATTGCTATTATGAGACAGATAAAGATGAAAAAACCAATCAACCTGgattcttttattaaaaaaaaattgagccaATTCTTTGTAAAGCCCAGATTgagataattttctttaaataaaactttcttAATGTGTAATAATTACATCtttgtcaataaataaaaagaaagaagtgTAATAATTTGTATAATTGCAAAATTACAATGTaactaaaaatataaaattaagaataaattCATCTTAATTATCTGTAAATCTTGAGATTTTCATGTGTTTGAATATGAGAGACAAAAATGACTCGTTGGCGTAAAGGAATTTAACAAACATAAACATTTGTGTATCACATGAGTTACTTGTTTTTCAGGATGCATTCAAGTTGTTCAAACAGAACACGATATCTCACGTCCGCGAGCGTCAGAAGCGAGTTACACTGGCGGCAGAAGAGAGGAAACTGACCTCGGCTCTGCAGGCCGAGAGAGAACAGCTGTTCTCCgagaataaaaagaaagaagCTAACCCTGATGCTCACCCCTACAGTGGTAAGTCAAAATGGCAGGCTAAAATAATAATGGTTTCATAATGGTAGGCCAGTTCAATGCAGTAGTGAGTTAGAGTAAACACACTTATAACTATTCAGGCTTGCTGCAGATTCAGTTTAATTCCCctacatgtaagtaaaaaaactttttgtaaccaaaggactatatatgataagggcctaaaatggccccctaaaatgaacatcatcattttactatcattctttgttttcttagtacagatatgtatgtgatgtgtttacgtaatattcattttggttcaagtgcccacaatttagaaatatgacattgtaaagacaaccttttcccgccatttttgcatttttagcgtaaaacagcttgttttcaagcagtttttccttccgaaaacatagagcgcattcttgaacaaataaaatattttaatcagagatgtatctagccaagactaataagtgacaaaaaaattttccttgttcaagcatgcgctctatatttcccatttgtaaatagataagaaaaatgtcaatttttggctgattttgattgaattatagaaatggcgtcacttctgacgtcatatactggcagtgagtgcaaataaatcaaataaataaatgaaaaatatcttttatatcaactcttctaaaaaattagataacattttattgtacccgaaacacttaaaaaatggcgaattatgggggccaaatttaactcttatcatataaaGTTCTTTCACATTTATAACTAATTCAAATTGGTTGTTCCTAGTATTGCACTATATGTGTTTGTTAGAGAAgagtaaattaaaatgtttgtctCAGTCAGTGGAAAAGTTGTAAGTTAACGTGGTACTAGGCTAAGTCTGTTTGATGTATAAAGAGATAAAGGTACACTGTTCAATGAAATAGTGGAAAGTCAATGGTACACCGATCAATGAAATAGTGGAAAGTAAATGGTACACCGATCAGTGAAAAAGTGGAAAGTAAATGGTAGACCGATCAATGAAATATTGGTAAGTCAATGGTACACCGATCAGTGAAAAAGTGGAAAGTAAATGGTACACCGATCAATGAAATATTGGTAAGTCAATGGTACACCGATCAATGAAATAGTGGTAAGTAAATTGTACACCGATCAATGAAAAATGGTAAATAAGTGGTAGACAGATCAATGAAATAGTGGTAAGTAAATGGAGACCAATCAATGAATCAGAATAGATGACGGCTAGTGGGCTGTATGAATAATTTATGAATGTCAGTCCGGTTGTCTTACTAAGATAATTGGTTGAGTTAGTTGTCTTTTTGTGAGGGATAGATTGCATGTACCATAATAGCAGAATATATTTGTCCTAAACCTGACATATATCTCTacagttttatataaaattaatgtatattaaagttattaaactccggtaacaaatttttattcatttttccagAAAATCTCCATGTTCCAAAGAAAAGGTCCCTCACTAAACAAGAAATTAAAGAGCGCACAGCCAAGTAAGTGAAATTCTTCAGCTTATGCAAGTTAATAGGAAAAGCAGTTCATCTCCGAAATTGCCTAAAGACCCTTTAAGTTGATTTGATTAATGAGTTTATTTTAAAGTAGTTTTGTAAATtgattactgtagattccttattttatgcgtgtacttaattccgcgattcaacgatttaccatcaaatcgcgagaacataaaatcgcgaatgccgaaattttatcttactttcatgttgtttacatgtgtcccaaaattaaaagcgagattttaaaattcgcgagacggacttctcgcgattttacgcggatattaattcctcgcgtttaattaggaatttacagtattgggttaattttaaagtatttttgcaaCTAAACAttagtaaaattttattctttcttaGGTTTGTTATGGATTTAATGacagaaatgttttattttataggTCGTATAAGAAACTTGCAGAGGTTGTCCagaaaaagaaacaagaaaaGACACAGGAAGATTATGCGCTGAATCGTCTAAAGGCTAAAGTTTTTAACAGGGTAGGTACTGATGGTCTATGAAACATGAAGTATAACTAACTTACTGAATCGTCTGAAATCTTTAACATAGCAGCTAATATAACAGATTTAAGTACTACATAGTGCATTTGTACTCTCTGTTATCATAGTTGTTCATGCTTGATGACCTTATctatcaaatattcattttattttgaatgcaAACAATCTGTTTAAAGTATTTATAGCTAAAACAAGCAGTTATGagaaatgttaatatttaatgaattttatccATGTGTTCATACAGCTGTGTCACTTAAAACGAATTTTTCCATTAAAAAACCTTGATGTATTTTTCAGAGAATTCAGAGACATGTGTTGAAGAAAAGTGCAACTCTGGGGTAAAGAGATGCCTGACTCTGTGTGGCGGGTATAGGACAGCTGTCTGTGATAGTGATATCTCTAGATCTGTCCATGCTCCGTTAGACATTGTATAACATGCAGGGAGAGTCCGAGATGTCACAGTCGGAGCCACAGATATTCTGTGTAGCACACTTTGTTTAGCCTTTACTAGGATGTGAGCCAGTGTCTAGAGTCCAATTTCtcattgtcttttttttcttacacatCTAGAAGGTCTGTAGATGTAGAGAAACTGTATATGATATGATGAGGTTTGTGCCATGCCCAGTGGTGGAGGAGTTTAGTTATAAACCCTCAGGAGTTGTCTGCTCCTGAACATTTGTAGAATTCATAACATCAGCTAGTTATGAAGTGTATGGTATTAATGTCTTTTTGTGGATGTTATCGTCCATGGATTGGGAATATctaattatcatatttattaattatctaataaattatttttgtaattatgaTCTTGAATGTTATTACTGTAAATAAACCATGATTGGGATAACTTCAACGAAATGAGTAGCAGGTATTTTCTACATCTGAATAGCTTTCCCAAAAGCAAACAGTAGGATCTCCTGTTTTATAAATCTGAACAACATTTACAGCagctttttgttttgttagatTTATATACAACAATAGTTGATGGTCAAGAGAcatatttacataacaataaCAATCTCATTGTACACATGATACAAGAgacaattaaataaatgtatgatttgtcAGACGTATCCTAACAAGTCCATTATATCAGACCAGGTCCATGATCAAACATTGTCTGTCGTCCTGTTTAACCACAGTACCAGACCACCACTTGCAATTCCAAGACTGTGCAATTCGAAAGTAACAATATCTAGTTGTTTACGATGAAAGTAAGGGATGGGGGTACGCCCCTGCTTCCTGGCCCGCCCATTCTGGATTCCCTTGGCTTCCTCTCTGTAAAAACACACgtaatatttgatacatgtgTATTACAAAAAATCAGTATAATGcaacaatttgataaatatactaTAGTACAAATTGTTACTATATTCTGGGTACTCTTCTCTCTttgtattcattcattcattcacacTTAGCTGTGATATATTTCATGCAGTTTTAAATTACCGTCAAAAGAGAGATAACCTTGTTTT
It includes:
- the LOC128168487 gene encoding uncharacterized protein LOC128168487 isoform X4 — protein: MASRQVWFSLPSDPWLEEEEEDCDTLNLLTQSAQGQLSLPQQTYRPREISRLGYHPSINPGPVPRLNLQEKPQSVHTFNLSARSSLSFHSDQSSQVSIDLESASLSQFSFDGSSSYHPSCDGQEELKDTVNPNRGSTYKISDNMDGNCRSSVDSGPMNRTGSTNDSHHVDSSQTSPVRGLSSDEGSGWKSETTETSEGNLSLSQYAIGGDQSEDDSPHHSAPEEFLTSAISEVSKDFISGNFSPSKYPGASGESDSLSDGDNPGHVSGAVYARYPESATGLSDCEWNPYATESDNNYTPRSNVSESATVPTAITTTASMADSETLRKGDKLDEIYAQQLSRNVPDRNRHSPSSPSATDSGHGSVKSSYREEELNFLQPSASYVLYSSENKSGQPKERLPAVEKDSITAEQLRSGQSKASETNSGTKQKLYSRPEPLGQTDECLYAKRTSSRDPAPVHESRKGSESRKNNTGEYLPVDERDRLLSNLHTENPTIKRLSDPGVKSEAATSSLKERLSDGGLSQSGGEDGLSQRVAKLLSSANELGSSLHQSLYNKEALGLDDRENFPKYKFSPVRSQYHGLSSPSPTLGNSGQEDLTRSAKSMTSDVSLRSSLGEEVAKLLARTEYANGVRPDEDVSAASEPSSKTFKPIPMETNSGAEMDSRKKEAKEHTRHGSEDSQKSEDSLDRKVKEILQRTSYVETKELPRREESAALDYSRLQRDLQEIQNSLPVHLNHESSMDASGDREALRDSLKISEKSFVSETESRSGGKKLLWDHGADLGYNDSGRFQGTLKSDTETVEGSPGTVDKSFESSGKSSQRSNDDTEKGGDTSDVVSDQLEVEIDEIRISNVATDVEEIIAKYQKKRGPSSMEPQFEEDTSGLASRVFNILTNEHPQKQATGILENVVKEERKLIDKMADLPRMDSSYHGYDLASADSSFAPKDTDIRKQLEWSQMSSLDYGHLDKTALSEMSFKTGLPFSALGNAKTFLSSQLQKMSEQTFNHSIELRTPNRNVLECYTLYGAERNRGGPQKEAWPPTENQGRQSEADRGRAVREDADPREMDPLSNHRFFLNSLDTTPTELRPRRYSDPREFSPEGRGTREGHNRSKSEDDKPIVPDHDLMYDRNGSRPLTSTRGESGARPKNPDQRSLEGTPPVGIGRRLPYKPKTRDTSPRMGGTSPADSDLSSSSVSRRREGPKLRPYRPPGSREVYYTETDDSVADSVTTMESTHTGSDDAVGPYIPSQHLGSRQDGHRSSGIYGNRSNDVVEDALSTIEEKSVMDERERYGGINPSSQFMRDSGLEHSSRVPMATDRAPSIGSDHPSNRSGHFRASNPLSGQNSTAGAWTDRPRSTEDALYEDSRMSMTTRSDPGDQFATPRRVRDVSKLSGHAHASEDNSSDNIVRSKSRSETDLVSLSPEGKQVSSSPATKGRLMDLSNQPSPIPPNQSAYLSSSFQGALNEMQQRKQKQQDYWTESVEEKERGKEPLSRESYRRSDGTSVPYSSRNQEDEVRRGILDRRPATLNRGSEYGRKSPIDDVRRRGIEGEDRGHPQEERKPRGMDSNGEDYHRSGEREVEIQEIVRSRPQEEEMYDYTTKKQDKSDRSTPNQYDRLGDIMSQYQSRPLEPGRESLDYDSRPKSTDPGRNEFSVRSSYNPNRGNPDSRSGRLQNLDFPKTSTNSRFLADDNAQSDRRQDVDVQRFYSRNDYDTIGGQRSNDRRPLELGTNLSQAHRESGFYSGQSESDKEYRKTSPAALDVPEVSGCSALGPSISPVSQPSKLREDTPYRPLEPGRHLDEHPLETGSGIQYGSENVPYQQRSDLDFYRSSLPDSEASKRQQRVSPENVATEKKRSDLDMQGIIERERGRPLDRGQDYLDMFISSSIDRDTRGRDRSGERQSEGRRSRDRSGERQSEGRRSRDRSGDRQSEGRRSRERSAERSHRSRSPANRSSERELREYLVDGEVFTELPQVPDEEFEDMLRTERLKAKKELEMMRQLNRPKGGLLTEEEEKTLGAEFDTIPPSKKAQALRETLEKDRDPSIPPNINDLWRKFQEMNETHSDSSMNTSRIETLTSLLQNPTKHVVQRALDDRTYQKVKERRVVQGLTQMERENQAKERENQHREVEKIRMEKQKRRQTLSEEEVNGSYAEILAKQKKMVEAEKKQKNKENKMKGSKNVQIQEVKKLGDSADTLYSIPEDTSFESSRGVSPNVMSESQKKVKRSRQKNVIDPLMVKLRDKVERQKNKIDVEKRKEMKRMEKLQKLEMLLGAKKKGKLSDRAISAELENVSTTSVPQSDDSTTFLNSDSTLMEDSDDYNPHVLDSTSSKDSSIEIQRTRIRKPKDNREFQKSAMSVIPLDDSESQSDIIIVRRPKTKERKDRINEEAGHVSRSQKKHRDRELKKQEKRSSPVREKFHLETSPVRSRKLRDIGTMYPSPIIVSPPTLRRRPKEVAMKSEAVQTANRSLSPSYSQTMVIPVPLMSPESQRKTRSSEPSRRGKTAGQRGPSPKSSPNRSNLFPREYTPPRSKSPSSRLTNQKAKAESYGEGQQRNRSTSPPKNKMFVPESDSEYEKFVMKTPPKNKMFTPETPDDEYAARMRDSPKGLTWYIPMGKETKPWKKPLRERQAHAVRSEPWQPSGINDNQWRNIVARENLDKSRDTKFDLNPDGKLIENKENAMEESDEDNPDTKPLNKMTLQDAFKLFKQNTISHVRERQKRVTLAAEERKLTSALQAEREQLFSENKKKEANPDAHPYSENLHVPKKRSLTKQEIKERTAKSYKKLAEVVQKKKQEKTQEDYALNRLKAKVFNRRIQRHVLKKSATLG